In Drosophila pseudoobscura strain MV-25-SWS-2005 chromosome 4, UCI_Dpse_MV25, whole genome shotgun sequence, the following proteins share a genomic window:
- the LOC6902988 gene encoding histidine triad nucleotide-binding protein 3, which produces MATDNCLFCNIASGQDAATKLEIETDEFVIFRDIKPASTHHYLAVPKQHYASLKSLNKSHDGLVTRMEEGLKRFLEDKGISETDALFGFHLPPFITVGHLHMHAIAPRSEMGFFARMMFRPSAWFKTTNDAHLYLRSKEE; this is translated from the exons ATGGCGACTGATAATTGCCTTTTTTGCAACATTGCCAGTGGCCAAGATGCCGCTACGAAACTAGAGATTGAAACGGAcgaatttgttatttttcgaGACATTAAACCGGCTTCAACACACCATTACTTGGCAGTGCCAAAACAACATTATGCCAGCCTCAAGTCTTTGAACAAATCCCACGACGGTTTGG TCACACGCATGGAAGAGGGCTTGAAAAGATTTTTGGAAGATAAAGGAATAAGTGAAACGGATGCATTGTTCGGCTTCCATTTGCCACCATTTATTACAGTCGGCCACCTACACATGCACGCAATTGCGCCTCGTTCGGAAATGGGCTTTTTCGCCAGAATGATGTTCAGGCCGTCAGCATGGTTCAAAACA ACCAATGATGCGCACCTTTATCttagaagcaaagaagagtaA
- the Jon25Biii gene encoding serine protease 1 yields MKVFITILALAVASASAFDEKVFIKDLPKSSKIEGRVTNGYAAPEGKAPYTVGLGFSGGWWCGGSIIAHDWVLTAEHCIGDAASVTVYFGATWRTNAQFTHTVGNSNFIKHNNADIALIRIPHVDFWHMVNKVELPSYNDRYNNYNEWWAVACGWGGTYDGSPLPDWLQCADLQIVHNEECGWTYGSVGDNIICTRTVDGKSICGGDSGGPLVTHDGNKLVGVSNFVSSNGCQSGAPAGFQRVTYHLDWIRDHTGISY; encoded by the coding sequence ATGAAGGTGTTCATTACTATTCTGGCTTTGGCCGtggcctctgcctcggccTTCGATGAGAAGGTAttcatcaaggacttgcccAAGTCCAGCAAGATCGAGGGACGCGTTACCAACGGTTATGCCGCTCCTGAGGGCAAGGCTCCGTACACCGTTGGACTTGGTTTCAGCGGCGGCTGGTGGTGCGGTGGCTCCATCATCGCCCACGACTGGGTCCTGACTGCCGAGCACTGCATCGGAGATGCTGCTTCCGTGACCGTCTACTTCGGTGCCACGTGGCGTACCAACGCTCAGTTCACCCACACTGTTGGCAACAGCAACTTCATCAAGCACAACAACGCCGACATCGCTCTGATCCGCATTCCCCACGTGGACTTCTGGCACATGGTCAATAAGGTGGAGCTGCCCAGCTACAACGATCgctacaacaactacaacgaATGGTGGGCCGTCGCCTGCGGCTGGGGCGGCACCTACGATGGCAGTCCCCTGCCCGACTGGCTCCAGTGCGCCGATCTGCAGATCGTTCACAACGAGGAGTGCGGCTGGACCTATGGCTCCGTCGGAGATAACATCATCTGCACCCGGACCGTCGATGGCAAATCGATCTGCGGCGGTGACTCCGGTGGCCCATTGGTCACACACGACGGCAACAAACTGGTCGGTGTCAGCAACTTCGTCTCCAGCAACGGCTGCCAGTCAGGAGCTCCCGCTGGCTTCCAGCGTGTCACCTACCACTTGGACTGGATCCGTGATCACACTGGCATTTCCTACTAA
- the jet gene encoding F-box/LRR-repeat protein 15 isoform X2 — protein MCSLHVEEEAHLAAMAGNRDRTLTCIELFDICWEDVLIPHMSIYLSLKDLFNLRCCSQTARRFAETALEKRQELHLSGNNTRNIDLGFQVVARCCRRLEVLHLACCKWLTDDLLLPLLTKNKHRLCAVNLNECVNITALSLQPIIVECKDLRILKLSKCQWLTTGAVDALTLHQSKLVEFDISHCGAIGERCLIIFFRKLNKLTVLSLAHTPSVTDQVLIQIGNYCRELEHINLMGCVAISDYGVHALAKSCPRLQSLMVQRCPLVTERVLAPLRGRVHLDRPSMGYNLPASQHHRLFLQV, from the exons ATGTGCAGTCTACATGTCGAGGAGGAAGCCCACTTAGCGGCCATGGCTGGAAACAGGGACAGAACACTAACTTGCATCGAACTGTTCGACATCTGTTGGGAGGATGTGCTCATACCACATATGTCCATTTACCTGTCGCTAAAGGACCTATTCAATTTGCGTTGTTGCTCGCAAACAGCACGACGTTTTGCAGAGACAGCGTTGGAAAAGCGCCAGGAGCTTCACTTGTCCGGCAACAATACAAGAAATATTGATCTGGGTTTCCAGGTGGTGGCCCGTTGCTGCCGTCGGTTGGAGGTGTTGCATCTGGCATGCTGCAAGTGGCTGACCGATGATCTGCTGCTCCCATTACTGACCAAAAATAAACACCGTCTCTGCGCCGTAAATCTCAATGAATGCGTTAACATTACGGCTCTGTCGCTGCAGCCGATTATAGTGGAGTGTAAGGACTTGCGGATTCTGAAACTGTCCAAGTGCCAGTGGCTAACCACCGGCGCCGTGGATGCCCTGACGTTGCATCAGAGCAAGCTGGTGGAGTTCGATATATCCCACTGCGGTGCCATTGGCGAGCGCTGTCTGATCATATTCTTCCGCAAGCTCAACAAGCTAACCGTCCTGTCGCTGGCCCATACACCGAGTGTCACGGATCAGGTGCTCATCCAGATCGGCAACTATTGCCGGGAGCTGGAGCACATCAATTTGATGGGCTGCGTGGCCATTTCCGACTATGGAGTGCA TGCACTGGCCAAGAGCTGCCCCCGGCTGCAATCGCTGATGGTGCAGCGGTGTCCTCTGGTTACCGAGCGTGTCCTGGCTCCGTTGCGCGGACGAGTGCACCTGGACCGACCCAGCATGGGCTACAatctgccagccagccagcaccATCGGCTGTTCCTGCAGGTGTGA
- the jet gene encoding F-box/LRR-repeat protein 15 isoform X3 yields the protein MCSLHVEEEAHLAAMAGNRDRTLTCIELFDICWEDVLIPHMSIYLSLKDLFNLRCCSQTARRFAETALEKRQELHLSGNNTRNIDLGFQVVARCCRRLEVLHLACCKWLTDDLLLPLLTKNKHRLCAVNLNECVNITALSLQPIIVECKDLRILKLSKCQWLTTGAVDALTLHQSKLVEFDISHCGAIGERCLIIFFRKLNKLTVLSLAHTPSVTDQVLIQIGNYCRELEHINLMGCVAISDYGVHAVCCVCL from the exons ATGTGCAGTCTACATGTCGAGGAGGAAGCCCACTTAGCGGCCATGGCTGGAAACAGGGACAGAACACTAACTTGCATCGAACTGTTCGACATCTGTTGGGAGGATGTGCTCATACCACATATGTCCATTTACCTGTCGCTAAAGGACCTATTCAATTTGCGTTGTTGCTCGCAAACAGCACGACGTTTTGCAGAGACAGCGTTGGAAAAGCGCCAGGAGCTTCACTTGTCCGGCAACAATACAAGAAATATTGATCTGGGTTTCCAGGTGGTGGCCCGTTGCTGCCGTCGGTTGGAGGTGTTGCATCTGGCATGCTGCAAGTGGCTGACCGATGATCTGCTGCTCCCATTACTGACCAAAAATAAACACCGTCTCTGCGCCGTAAATCTCAATGAATGCGTTAACATTACGGCTCTGTCGCTGCAGCCGATTATAGTGGAGTGTAAGGACTTGCGGATTCTGAAACTGTCCAAGTGCCAGTGGCTAACCACCGGCGCCGTGGATGCCCTGACGTTGCATCAGAGCAAGCTGGTGGAGTTCGATATATCCCACTGCGGTGCCATTGGCGAGCGCTGTCTGATCATATTCTTCCGCAAGCTCAACAAGCTAACCGTCCTGTCGCTGGCCCATACACCGAGTGTCACGGATCAGGTGCTCATCCAGATCGGCAACTATTGCCGGGAGCTGGAGCACATCAATTTGATGGGCTGCGTGGCCATTTCCGACTATGGAGTGCA CGCTGTGTGTTGTGTATGTTTGTGA
- the jet gene encoding F-box/LRR-repeat protein 15 isoform X1: MCSLHVEEEAHLAAMAGNRDRTLTCIELFDICWEDVLIPHMSIYLSLKDLFNLRCCSQTARRFAETALEKRQELHLSGNNTRNIDLGFQVVARCCRRLEVLHLACCKWLTDDLLLPLLTKNKHRLCAVNLNECVNITALSLQPIIVECKDLRILKLSKCQWLTTGAVDALTLHQSKLVEFDISHCGAIGERCLIIFFRKLNKLTVLSLAHTPSVTDQVLIQIGNYCRELEHINLMGCVAISDYGVHALTVHCLRLRTLQIRRCPRVTERSLAPLRQRRLYIDRPWQDNAHNAYNLNDFYPSDFLVY, from the exons ATGTGCAGTCTACATGTCGAGGAGGAAGCCCACTTAGCGGCCATGGCTGGAAACAGGGACAGAACACTAACTTGCATCGAACTGTTCGACATCTGTTGGGAGGATGTGCTCATACCACATATGTCCATTTACCTGTCGCTAAAGGACCTATTCAATTTGCGTTGTTGCTCGCAAACAGCACGACGTTTTGCAGAGACAGCGTTGGAAAAGCGCCAGGAGCTTCACTTGTCCGGCAACAATACAAGAAATATTGATCTGGGTTTCCAGGTGGTGGCCCGTTGCTGCCGTCGGTTGGAGGTGTTGCATCTGGCATGCTGCAAGTGGCTGACCGATGATCTGCTGCTCCCATTACTGACCAAAAATAAACACCGTCTCTGCGCCGTAAATCTCAATGAATGCGTTAACATTACGGCTCTGTCGCTGCAGCCGATTATAGTGGAGTGTAAGGACTTGCGGATTCTGAAACTGTCCAAGTGCCAGTGGCTAACCACCGGCGCCGTGGATGCCCTGACGTTGCATCAGAGCAAGCTGGTGGAGTTCGATATATCCCACTGCGGTGCCATTGGCGAGCGCTGTCTGATCATATTCTTCCGCAAGCTCAACAAGCTAACCGTCCTGTCGCTGGCCCATACACCGAGTGTCACGGATCAGGTGCTCATCCAGATCGGCAACTATTGCCGGGAGCTGGAGCACATCAATTTGATGGGCTGCGTGGCCATTTCCGACTATGGAGTGCA TGCTCTGACAGTACACTGCCTGCGACTCAGGACACTGCAAATCCGACGCTGTCCGCGGGTCACGGAACGTTCTCTGGCCCCGCTGCGCCAGCGACGGCTTTACATCGACCGGCCATGGCAGGACAATGCCCACAATGCCTACAATCTGAACGACTTCTATCCCAGCGATTTTCTTGTTTACTAG
- the betaggt-I gene encoding geranylgeranyl transferase type-1 subunit beta → MEDNSTEPEPVLLSKHAKNLLRFLNMLPARMASHDNTRSTIVFFAVCGLDVLNSLNLVPPKMRQDIIDWIYGGLVVPRDNEKRCGGFMGCRAMVPLTENSEVLECMRKYQWGHLAMTYTSIAVLVTLGDDLSRLDRKSIVDGVAAVQRPEGSFSACIDGSEDDMRFVYCAATICHMLDYWGDVDKEAMFQFIEKSLRYDYGFSQELEGEAHGGTTFCALAALQLSGQLDRLHAATLERIKRWLIFRQVDGFQGRPNKPVDTCYSFWIGASLCILNGFELTDYAKNREYILSTQDTLVGGFAKWPQATPDPFHTYLGLCGLAFTGEPGLSAVMPSLNMSMAAYVHLQHLHEVWRSKSNEGKEDHDLTLSSAVQQQLKLVEDGEAKATTATTSTSPLISAQ, encoded by the exons ATGGAAGACAACAGCACAGAGCCGGAGCCCGTGCTGCTCTCGAAGCATGCCAAGAATCTACTGCGCTTTCTCAATATGCTGCCGGCGCGCATGGCATCGCATGATAACACCAG GAGCACCATAGTGTTCTTTGCCGTCTGTGGTCTAGATGTACTTAATTCGTTGAACTTGGTGCCACCGAAAATGCGACAGGACATCATCGATTGGATCTACGGCGGTCTGGTGGTGCCACGCGACAACGAGAAGCGATGCGGCGGTTTTATG GGCTGTCGTGCTATGGTGCCGCTTACCGAGAATTCAGAGGTATTGGAATGCATGCGGAAGTATCAATGGGGACACCTGGCCATGACGTACACCAGCATTGCAGTTCTGGTCACGCTGGGCGATGACCTGTCGCGCCTGGATCGCAAGAGTATTGTAGATGGTGTGGCGGCGGTGCAACGACCAGAGGGAAGCTTCAGTGCCTGCATCGATGGCAGCGAGGATGATATGCGGTTTGTTTACTGCGCCGCCACCATCTGCCACATGCTCGACTATTGGGGCGATGTGGACAAGGAGGCTATGTTCCAGTTCATCGAAAAGAGCCTACGCTATGATTACGGTTTCAGCCAGGAGCTGGAGGGTGAAGCGCACGGTGGTACTACCTTCTGTGCGTTGGCTGCTCTGCAGCTGAGCGGGCAGCTGGATCGCCTGCATGCTGCCACACTGGAGCGCATAAAGCGCTGGCTCATCTTTCGCCAAGTGGATGGATTCCAGGGACGACCCAATAAACCGGTGGACACATGCTATTCCTTTTGGATTGGCGCCTCCCTCTGCATACTGAATGGCTTCGAACTGACCGACTATGCCAAGAACCGAGAGTACATACTGAGCACGCAGGACACATTGGTAGGGGGCTTCGCCAAGTGGCCCCAGGCAACGCCAGATCCATTTCACACGTACCTCGGTCTCTGTGGCTTGGCATTTACAGGTGAGCCTGGACTCAGTGCTGTGATGCCCAGCCTGAACATGTCTATGGCCGCCTATGTGCATCTACAGCATCTTCACGAAGTGTGGCGTTCCAAATCCAATGAGGGCAAGGAAGACCACGATCTTACTTTATCCAGCGCCGTCCAGCAGCAATTGAAGCTGGTTGAAGACGGTGAAGCGAAAGCAACGACTGCGACTACCTCAACCTCGCCATTGATATCAGCACAATGA
- the mRpL24 gene encoding large ribosomal subunit protein uL24m — MRITQFLASKLKNFSNLPKEYIERSKKQVYWQTPREKNYLPRTVERKRFRYTTNRPWTGQFRQQNMPATMRRKVLIEPVEDWSFFRGDRIEVLVGKDKGKQGIVTQVIPERNWVIVEGLNWHYRRVGAEKEFPGIIIKSEAPLHVLNDIRLVDPSDLLGTEFEWRFTEEGEKVRVSMRSGRIIPIPETNNQTHDYKTPNAYIEREKDTPAAVVGEITFQPKLSTFEMDIMEEMGIKEERTPAKSYWY; from the exons ATGCGCATAACACAGTTTTTGGCCAGCAAATTGAAGAACTTCTCCAATCTGCCCAAGGAGTACATTGAGCGCAGCAAAAAACAG GTGTATTGGCAAACTCCTAGGGAAAAAAATTACCTACCACGCACTGTGGAGCGAAAACGATTCCGCTACACCACAAACCGACCATGGACAGGCCAGTTCCGTCAACAGAATATGCCGGCCACCATGCGGCGGAAGGTGTTGATCGAGCCAGTTG AGGATTGGAGCTTCTTCCGCGGTGATCGCATTGAGGTTCTGGTGGGAAAGGATAAGGGAAAGCAGGGTATTGTCACGCAGGTGATACCCGAACGCAATTGGGTAATTGTGGAGGGGCTCAATTGGCATTACCGTCGCGTGGGTGCTGAGAAAGAGTTTCCCGGTATTATTATCAAGTCCGAGGCTCCGCTGCACGTCCTCAATGATATCCGTTTGGTGGACCCTTCCGATCTGCTGGGAACCGAATTCGAATGGCGTTTCACGGAGGAAGGCGAGAAGGTACGCGTGTCCATGCGATCGGGCCGTATCATCCCCATCCCCGAGACGAACAACCAGACGCATGACTACAAAACCCCAAATGCCTACATAGAACGCGAAAAAGATACGCCAG CGGCTGTTGTGGGTGAGATTACCTTCCAGCCTAAGCTGTCCACCTTCGAAATGGACATTATGGAGGAAATGGGCATCAAAGAGGAACGAACGCCAGCCAAGTCCTATTGGTACTAA
- the synr gene encoding uncharacterized protein synr yields the protein MMGCGSSMETQSNPVVTEVSTEFRQQQNGAAVTNIIDEYVRLDEQISKMEGSCPGPRMATAEAWIEHLQGKHDAMLGLDGMEVAQRRQEEQQDTEMEALTLSSYPAQKRDGNQIVANTPTKDLAQLAYNLGVIGDARKASMHEDFFANLSESALYLLSIRYYGELLEHTKERLKTLAESYAELNELYVRQDGIIAYISGGTYMTRLEETIDEQLETARDTRDKLGSTLEQWRICGLLLRAAANSSTQALKQWRQLSRIIDPKQKLQWALDCRSLLHASTISLEAAQLALPHVELKYMSHRQVLAVKHCNTYLITDIANKARYEHTSRVFSTYEANMSKTCTWLYETFNNTLRIDFDKSERSVSRLSKTLRDHRAEVFSTARK from the exons ATGATGGGCTGCGGTTCGTCCATGGAGACGCAATCGAATCCTGTTGTGACAGAGGTCAGCACAGAATTCCGCCAGCAACAAAATGGTGCCGCTGTAACG AACATTATCGATGAATATGTACGGCTGGACGAACAGATCAGCAAGATGGAGGGCAGTTGTCCGGGACCCAGAATGGCCACCGCCGAGGCCTGGATCGAGCATCTGCAGGGCAAACATGATGCGATGTTGGGTCTAGATGGAATGGAGGTGGCACAGCGTCGACAGGAAGAGCAGCAGGACACCGAAATGGAGGCACTAACCCTGTCCAGTTACCCTGCCCAGAAACGAGACGGCAATCAAATTGTGGCAAACACGCCCACCAAAGACCTGGCCCAG CTTGCCTACAACCTCGGCGTGATTGGCGACGCACGTAAAGCTTCCATGCACGAGGATTTCTTTGCCAATCTGAGTGAATCGGCGCTCTATTTGCTCAGCATTCGATACTATGGGGAACTGCTGGAGCACACCAAGGAGCGCCTGAAGACGCTCGCCGAGAGCTATGCGGAGCTGAACGAGCTGTATGTGAGGCAGGATGGGATCATAGCGTACATTAGTGGTGGCACCTACATGACCCGCCTGGAGGAGACCATCGATGAGCAGCTGGAGACGGCCCGCGATACACGCGACAAGCTGGGCAGTACCTTGGAGCAGTGGCGCATCTGTGGACTCCTGCTCCGAGCAGCCGCCAACTCCTCCACGCAGGCACTAAAGCAGTGGCGACAGCTTAGTAGGATCAT TGatccaaaacaaaagctgcaATGGGCGCTGGACTGCCGGAGTCTGCTCCATGCATCAACGATCTCCCTGGAGGCTGCTCAGCTGGCCCTGCCCCACGTGGAGCTCAAATACATGAGTCATCGCCAAGTGCTGGCCGTCAAACACTGCAATACCTACCTGATCACGGACATAGCCAACAAGGCGCG TTACGAGCACACAAGCCGTGTCTTTTCCACCTACGAGGCCAACATGTCCAAGACGTGCACTTGGCTGTACGAGACATTCAACAACACGCTTCGCATCGACTTTGACAAGTCCGAACGCTCTGTGTCCCGCTTATCGAAGACACTGCGCGATCATCGCGCGGAGGTCTTCAGTACTGCGCGCAAATGA
- the hoe2 gene encoding P protein, whose protein sequence is MGLRDTFRLRPDSPSRVGNSSIELQNRATPRSGASCHHHNQVGAVQVTEQSLQVWRALPAEIRHDPSMASFKMENERIHGSSGGASDDDPDDGGDYNDADVGDRIQDEPGSSFAGSDFLDIKTKPGQEENHTDDEATTTHSDHDPANGPGNAKSMARRLHHKSTRSKEQRQWDKLWKRLGLLLFWLLAAVVLISVGEKHLLEKTIDVPQGDQGKIFALVQKPTGDFRLTIQGAFEELSPTDNENETISYSYLFVQPQVSAYIGDNRTTKVFQNTLQAWQLPLLPDDQLERAPSVSRNRTYQMSSELSDLLAQPKSEMRLHIYSDAATDLAVILSYNPLIVNARIGSILAGLILLIFYALLVWELFERPFIAMVCSILSVTALACFNDRPNMDEIIQWMDMELLTLLFCMMLLILILTETGVFDYLAVFCFEISGGKIWPMIYSLCLVTCLVSSVLDNMTTVLLLTPVAIRLCEVMQLDPLPVVMGIIVHANIGGALTPIGDPISIIVSTNHYIVENDVTFLTFVAHTFPGVLLAVIQSCVYLRLFYHNIDALRLNEPKEMRELRREIKVWQRALNAVGSCSKDAQLVRGTLQGKVKQLKRTLRRLQRGVGSTEVYANTLDELKQKYPIKNKTLLLQSAGALIFVIVCFFIQSVPHWRTLPLGWVALLGVILLLIILNRDDMEHLMHRIEWTTLLFFAAMFVMMECVERLGLFASIGELTEHVILSVDKRHRLAMAIFIILWASALASAILDSIPVTAMMVKLVTSLVSKPSICLPLQPLVWALTLGASLGGNGTLYGASANVIAAGIAEQHGYKLSFTRYLRTVFPMMMGQITLMTVYLLVAHIVFGWH, encoded by the exons ATGGGTCTGCGGGATACCTTCAGACTGCGCCCGGACAGTCCGTCGCGCgtgggcaacagcagcattgAGCTGCAGAACAGAGCCACACCGCGGAGTGGAGCCAGCTGCCACCATCACAATCAGGTTGGAGCTGTCCAGGTCACCGAGCAATCACTGCAGGTGTGGCGCGCCCTGCCCGCGGAGATTCGCCATGATCCCAGCATGGCCAGCTTTAAAATGGAGAACGAACGCATTCACG GCTCCTCTGGAGGTGCGAGCGATGACGACCCTGATGATGGTGGGGACTATAATGACGCAGATGTGGGTGACCGTATTCAGGATGAGCCCGGTTCCAGCTTTGCTGGCTCAGATTTTCTCGATATCAAGACCAAGCCGGGACAAGAGGAAAATCACACAGATGATGAGGCAACGACAACGCACTCGGATCACGATCCGGCCAATGGTCCGGGCAATGCCAAATCCATGGCCCGCCGCCTTCACCACAAATCCACGCGCTCCAAGGAGCAGCGCCAGTGGGACAAGCTGTGGAAGCGTCTGGGACTGCTCCtcttctggctgctggccgCCGTCGTGCTCATCTCTGTGGGGGAGAAACACCTGCTGGAGAAGACCATCGATGTACCGCAGGGCGATCAAGGGAAAA TTTTCGCTTTGGTGCAAAAACCAACTGGCGATTTTCGTCTGACGATCCAGGGCGCCTTCGAGGAACTGTCACCGACGGACAATGAGAACGAAACCATTAGCTATAGCTATCTGTTTGTGCAGCCGCAGGTGTCCGCTTACATTGGCGATAATCGCACTACAAAGGTGTTCCAG AACACTTTGCAGGCCTGGCAGCTGCCTTTACTGCCTGATGATCAGCTGGAACGTGCTCCGTCTGTGTCCAGGAATCGTACGTACCAAATGAGCTCCGAACTGAGCGATCTTCTGGCCCAGCCGAAGAGTGAGATGCGTTTGCACATCTACAGCGATGCAGCCACAGATCTGGCGGTTATACTAAGCTATAATCCCTTGATAGTCAACGCTCGAATAGGCAGCATTCTGGCTGGTCTTATACTCCTGATCTTCTATGCTCTGTTGGTGTGGGAGCTGTTCGAGCGACCCTTCATAGCCATGGTCTGTTCGATTCTATCGGTCACGGCTCTGGCCTGCTTTAATG ATCGCCCAAACATGGATGAGATCATCCAGTGGATGGACATGGAGCTGCTCACTCTCCTGTTCTGCATGATGCTGCTCATCCTGATACTCACAGAAACGGGGGTGTTTGATTATCTGGCCGTGTTCTGTTTTGAGATATCGGGTGGCAAGATTTGGCCCATGATCTACAGTCTCTGTTTGGTGACCTGCCTGGTGTCCAGTGTGCTGGACAACATGACCACTGTCCTTTTGCTTACACCAGTGGCCATTCGCCTGTGCGAGGTGATGCAGCTGGATCCGCTTCCGGTCGTGATGGGCATCATTGTGCATGCGAATATTGGTGGGGCCCTCACACCCATTGGGGATCCCATCAGCATTATTGTCAGCACCAACCACTACATTGTGGAGAAT GATGTGACTTTCCTTACCTTTGTGGCGCACACCTTTCCGGGCGTCCTGCTGGCCGTGATCCAAAGCTGTGTCTATCTTCGCCTCTTTTACCACAACATCGACGCCCTGCGCCTGAACGAACCTAAGGAGATGCGCGAACTGCGACGCGAGATCAAGGTCTGGCAGCGAGCTCTCAATGCCGTGGGCTCCTGCTCCAAGGATGCGCAGCTGGTGCGCGGCACCCTCCAGGGAAAAGTGAAGCAACTAAAGCGGACGCTGAGACGGCTGCAACGTGGAGTCGGTTCCACAGAGGTCTATGCCAACACCCTGGATGAGCTTAAGCAGAAG TACCCCATCAAGAACAAGACGCTTCTGCTGCAGTCCGCTGGGGCTTTGATCTTTGTCATCGTCTGCTTTTTCATACAGTCGGTACCTCATTGGAGGACTCTGCCCCTGGGCTGGGTAGCTCTACTGGGTGTCATTCTGCTACTGATCATCCTCAATCGCGACGACATGGAGCATCTGATGCACCGCATCGAATGGACCACACTACTCTTTTTCGCTGCCATGTTCGTGATGATGGAGTGCGTGGAGCGCCTGGGCCTCTTCGCCAGCATCGGCGAGCTCACCGAGCACGTCATCCTCTCGGTGGACAAGCGACATCGCCTGGCTATGGCCATCTTCATAATACTGTGGGCCTCGGCCCTAGCCTCGGCCATTCTAGACAGCATCCCAGTCACGGCAATGATGGTCAAGCTTGTTACCTCGCTGGTTTCCAAGCCTTCGATCTGCCTGCCGCTCCAGCCCCTAGTCTGGGCATTGACCCTGGGTGCCTCTCTGGGCGGCAACGGCACCCTTTACGGGGCCTCGGCCAATGTAATTGCCGCGGGGATAGCCGAACAGCACGGCTATAAGCTTTCGTTCACACGATACCTGAGGACCGTATTCCCCATGATGATGGGACAGATCACCCTGATGACAGTCTACCTTCTAGTGGCCCACATTGTATTTGGCTGGCATTGA
- the LOC26533531 gene encoding uncharacterized protein, whose product MGPFWAVATAALLHSVRMEFENSCSPAPQLGSFIFLLAAMLLAWDINMYIKDGVHLSCLSQYFVGIFASLVILEFFNLKLWCWLEAWLCQAAQHLCLNWGLLSEETYLEYEYWILGAVTSAAATFILWFFGMLTLPHFSPRDLQKVTITNEFQQWVNNPRKRRYPFRPR is encoded by the coding sequence ATGGGTCCATTCTGGGCGGTTGCCACAGCTGCCTTGCTGCACTCAGTTCGAATGGAGTTCGAGAACAGCTGTTCGCCAGCCCCGCAATTGGGCAGCTTTATATTCCTTCTAGCCGCAATGCTGCTCGCTTGGGATATCAATATGTACATCAAGGATGGGGTGCATTTGTCGTGCTTGTCGCAGTACTTTGTTGGCATCTTTGCATCGCTGGTTATTTTGGAGTTCTTTAACCTGAAGCTGTGGTGCTGGCTGGAGGCTTGGCTCTGCCAAGCAGCGCAACATTTGTGCCTCAATTGGGGCTTGTTGAGCGAAGAAACATATCTGGAATACGAGTATTGGATTCTTGGAGCTGTGACATCTGCAGCTGCCACGTttattttgtggttttttggAATGCTCACTTTGCCGCACTTTTCGCCTCGAGACCTCCAGAAAGTGACCATAACAAATGAGTTCCAGCAATGGGTAAATAATCCACGGAAAAGGAGGTATCCCTTTAGGCCCCGCTAA